A stretch of the Marasmius oreades isolate 03SP1 chromosome 8, whole genome shotgun sequence genome encodes the following:
- a CDS encoding uncharacterized protein (MEROPS:MER0017243), with the protein MSSTTDIVASSGGTSLFSKVRTTFAVLGGVYVLAVGLLAVPYFQSHTIYLNAIRLPLFANFDAPEKYGLALNKTHNFKIHTSDNETLGSWFILAESIYQSLPTPYTLPQPHIANAIQSRPTILFFHGNAATRAFHARVQHYSSLTARLDVNMLAIDYRGFAESSGTPTEEGLIRDARAAWEWLLSQGAKGEDIIIMGHSLGTGVSARLAAQLSDEGLKYRAVVLMSPFSSIEEVLKTYNVMGTIPLIKPLTMIPYAMNFVSWVLVHKFDTLSVVPRIKGEVLIAHAVNDWDIPYTHSEVLFNAFLESHLPSVELPSNPAALSKEQWSRFTNQITARNAKMDEIVDTTNFPYFGTVKRFSEGERDIVFVKTLEGSHDYIGVQEGLQDIVGRKYGLFGSTSSDSSTPAPVTPSGLAADNLDFMKPRKELFDEFKLPLEEAM; encoded by the exons ATGTCCTCTACAACTGATATCGTCGCCTCTTCTGGCGGAACTAGCCTCTTCAGCAAGGTCAGGACCACGTTTGCTGTCCTTGGAGGCGTTTATGTTCTTGCTGTCGGTTTACTTGCAGTTCCATATTTCCAAAGCCA CACAATTTATCTAAATGCCATCCGACTACCACTCTTCGCTAACTTTGATGCTCCGGAAAAGTACGGTCTTGCAC TCAACAAGACCCATAACTTCAAGATCCACACTTCCGACAATGAGACTCTAGGCTCGTGGTTTATCCTCGCAGAATCTATCTACCAGTCACTACCAACACCTTATACACTCCCTCAACCCCACATCGCAAACGCTATTCAATCACGGCCTACTATTCTGTTCTTTCACGGTAACGCCGCTACCAGGGCTTTTCATGCACGAGTTCAACACTACTCTTCGTTGACTGCCCGTCTGGACGTTAACATGTTGGCTATCGATTATCGCGGTTTCGCAGAGAGCTCTGGAACACCCACTGAAGAGGGCCTGATTCGAGATGCTCGTGCCGCATGGGAGTGGCTCCTCAGTCAGGGTGCTAAAGGAGAGGACATTATCATCATGGGACACAGTCTTGGAACTGGAGTAAGCGCAAGATTAGCTGCCCAGCTGTCGGACGAGGGCCTAAAGTATAGAGCGGTGGTGCTCATGAGTCCGTTTTCCAGTATTGAAGAAGTCTTAAAGACGTATAACGTTATGGGTACTATTCCATTGATCAAACCCCTTACCATGATCCCATACGCAATGA ACTTTGTCTCCTGGGTTCTAGTACACAAATTTGATACCCTCAGTGTCGTTCCT AGAATCAAAGGGGAAGTTCTGATTGCGCATGCTG TGAATGACTGGGACATTCCCTACACACATTCCGAAGTTCTCTTCAATGCTTTCCTCGAATCCCACCTTCCCTCCGTTGAACTTCCCTCAAACCCTGCTGCGTTAAGCAAGGAGCAATGGTCTAGGTTCACGAACCAAATCACTGCCCGAAACGCCAAAATGGACGAAATAGTGGATACGACCAATTTCCCTTACTTTGGCACGGTGAAGCGATTCTCAGAGGGCGAACGTGACATAGTCTTTGTCAAAACACTCGAGGGAAGCCACGATTATATTGGCGTTCAAGAAGGGCTCCAAGATATCGTAGGAAGAAAGTACGGATTATTCGGAAGCACCAGCTCCGACAGCAGCACTCCTGCGCCAGTGACGCCGAGTGGTCTCGCAGCCGATAACCTGGATTTTATGAAGCCTCGCAAAGAGCTTTTCGATGAGTTCAAGTTGCCGTTGGAGGAGGCTATGTGA